The following proteins are co-located in the Toxotes jaculatrix isolate fToxJac2 chromosome 9, fToxJac2.pri, whole genome shotgun sequence genome:
- the arhgef12a gene encoding rho guanine nucleotide exchange factor 12 isoform X5, translating into MSDTQSSFTDRFPKKANRTSSILSKDHPPDKKPKSDKTSLPSNEFDPTAEALVVQKSGSSSVLAEGKPESCGLVQRCVIIQKDENGFGLTVSGDNPVFVQLVKEDGAAMRAGVQTGDRIIKVNGTLVTHSNHIEVVKLIKSGSYVALTVLGRPPGLAQIPLSEAESEMLGVSISSPNSPAAERPYSPQDRLSSPQPQWDEYSSVCNQKVDILQKMLSKEQQELEAMKNEYSKNPSPRLLKDIQEAKKHIPQLQGQLFKATGATQMSHRFGPGSPDSMCPREPSCPSPKSTPRNSFNSCHSPEAEDATDLDSLSPTTVSSPSSSRLVSQIIGAEDDYFDSDQEQTNGQCNSFNSIEQLKSRPAHLAAFLHHVISQFDPAPVLCYLYADLYKQTNSKETRRVFMDLHSFFIDRGANLKVAVPESISSDLDRRRTELIPEEINRQHVQTLQDSLLSDIQKNLEDFRQKRSMGLTVAEVELTRLDQERVRDRVTLERERSYAENIITKIEDILLTTQTTEEEKCTTIQYVIYTYMKHLGVRVKEPRSLESKRVRINFLPKIKKSIKTEKEGEEKVKKPRFPSILGPQRRPSRIEAGPVGKALDGRPRPQKQLSQPTLGASEHMESGRLRGSQSSEGSELTHSMSVNTSSPNSTMTSSDTSRDADMGGTPTSGTPRLSDGLQSDPLDGLQYPTSHFDLYSLDQLQEDDRESDRAHEGTPKAIRRLEGLGTADVQSEDDQGTDSEHDPPNWQQLVGREVLAVLRPHEIKRQEVINELFNTERAHVRMLRVLDHVFYQKLSREAILPPADIKNIFTNLEEILQLHVSILDQMAAIRKRNESSVIDQIGDDLLSWFSGGEEEKIKQAVGTFCSNQPFALEIIKTKQKKDSRFTSFIQEAESNRQCRRLQLKDIIPVEMLRLTKYPLLLDNIAKYTDNTVEKDKVKQAADCCRKILNHVNQAVKESEDKQRLEDYQRRLDLSSLKQTDNPMILELKNLDLTKRMMVHEGPLSWKVNKDKTIELYTLLLEDILVLLQKQDERLILKCHSKNLAGTADTKHIFSPIIKLNTVLVRSVATDNKSFFVLSMSDNGAQIYELMAPTVSDQKTWQRLITQRADTMKVKPHSVIPLPQTDGERDGVEIITAGVSRLSRDPDRTSTGSTQSTDKESSPASRSAMQSSLPCTSPFEGVKAEEEEEEEGFVDPEIPYQVAEDGREGDSFNIFPSRADEALKTLAALKQVLVTQLMSQEAAEHTKRSTGARLLRTTSLRTPVDSRARVMVHNGSEKNSSQTEDPAQDLGSGDTGFFDSPEDYAGYLVLEGYGGPGESSTDDDILASTTGKQLSTSQGCAADSGINLRFSSTSQAGSLSSFSRQVLSHLRVLQANLNYLKEVEAEYNNLIRQRPERSAADTDGNKDKR; encoded by the exons ATGAGTGACACACAGTCCAGCTTCACTGACAG GTTTCCCAAGAAAGCAAACAG AACCAGCAGCATTCTCAGTAAAGATCATCCCCCAGACAAGAAACCAAAAAGTGACAAAACCTCACTTCCCTCCAATGAGTTTGACCCTACAG CAGAAGCTCTGGTGGTACAGAagagtggcagcagcagtgtgctAGCAGAGGGGAAGCCTGAGTCCTGTG GTCTGGTCCAGCGATGTGTAATCATCCAGAAAGATGAAAATGGCTTTGGGCTCACTGTGAGTGGTGACAACCCAGTGTTTGTGCAGCTTGTCAAAGAAG ATGGGGCTGCTATGCGGGCAGGTGttcagacaggagacaggatcATCAAG GTTAACGGGACACTTGTTACACATTCTAATCACATTGAAGTGGTGAAGCTAATCAAAT CGGGCTCCTATGTGGCCCTCACGGTGCTGGGGCGCCCTCCAGGGCTCGCCCAGATCCCTTTGTCTGAAGCAGAGTCTGAAATGTTGGGCGTTAGCATTTCCTCTCCAAACTCTCCAGCAGCAGAACGCCCCTACAGTCCTCAGGACCGCCTCTCCTCCCCACAGCCGCAATGG gaTGAGTATAGCAGTGTCTGCAACCAGAAGGTTGATATCTTGCAAAAGATGCTCTCAAaagagcagcaggagctggag GCCATGAAGAACGAGTACAGCAAGAACCCCTCCCCCAGACTACTGAAAGACATCCAGGAAGCTAAAAAACACATTCCTCAGCTGCAGGGTCAGCTCTTCAAGGCCACTGGGGCAACACAG ATGTCACACAGATTTGGGCCGGGATCTCCAGACAGTATGTGTCCAAGAGAGCCATCCTGCCCCAGCCCAAAGAGCACACCCAGGAACAGCTTCAACTCCTGCCACTCCCCAGAGGCAGAGGACGCCACTGACCTG GATTCTCTGTCCCCTACCACAGTCAGCAGTCCCTCTTCCTCTCGCCTCGTCTCACAAATCATTGGAGCTGAGGACGACTATTTTGATTCAGACCAGGAACAG ACAAATGGCCAGTGTAACAGCTTTAACAGCATTGAGCAGCTCAAGTCCCGCCCCGCCCACCTCGCAGCCTTCCTTCACCATGTCATCTCTCAGTTTGACCCTGCTCCTGTG CTCTGCTACCTCTATGCTGACCTCTATAAGCAGACCAACTCCAAAGAGACCAGACGGGTGTTCATGGACCTCCACTCCTTCTTCATTGACCGGGGAGCA AATTTGAAAGTTGCTGTTCCTGAATCCATCTCTTCTGATCTTG aCCGGCGGCGGACAGAACTGATACCAGAGGAAATAAACAGACAACATGTTCAAACTCTTCAGgactctctgctctctgacatTCAGAAGAACCTTGAGGATTTCAG GCAGAAGCGCAGTATGGGCCTAACAGTGGCTGAAGTAGAATTGACGAGACTGGACCAAGAGCGAGTCAGAGACCGTGTCACTCTGGAGCGAGAGCGCTCATATGCTGAAAACATCATCACCAAGATCGAGGATATCCT GTTAACTACTcagaccacagaggaggagaaatg CACTACAATACAGTATGTCATCTACACATACATGAAGCACCTTGGTGTGAGGGTCAAGGAACCTCGCAGTTTGGAGTCCAAACGGGTTCGGATCAACTTTCTCCCCAAGATCAAG aaaagcatcaagacagaaaaggaaggagaagagaaggtGAAGAAACCCAGATTTCCCAGCATCCTTGGACCCCAGCGTCGGCCCAGCCGCATTGAAGCAGGACCGG TGGGTAAAGCCTTGGATGGTCGCCCCCGGCCTCAGAAACAATTGTCTCAGCCTACACTGGGGGCAAGTGAACACATGGAATCTGGTCGTCTAAGAGGCAGCCAGTCGAGCGAGGGCTCTGAACTCACACACTCCATGTCTGTCAACACTTCATCCCCAAACAGCACCATGACTAGCTCAGACACTAGCCGAGATGCTGATATGG GTGGGACTCCAACCTCAGGCACCCCCAGGCTGAGTGACGGCCTTCAGTCCGACCCTCTGGATGGGTTGCAGTACCCTACTTCGCACTTTGACCTTTACAGCCTGGACCAACTGCAAGAGGATGACAGAGAAAGCGACAG AGCCCACGAGGGAACACCAAAGGCCATAAGGAG GCTTGAGGGACTGGGTACTGCTGATGTCCAGAGTGAGGACGACCAGGGAACAGATTCTGAGCATGACCCTCCAAACTGGCAGCAGCTGGTGGGGCGAGAAGTCCTAGCGGTTCTCCGACCTCATGAAATCAAGAGACAGGAGGTCATCAATG AGCTGTTTAACACAGAGCGTGCACATGTGCGGATGCTGAGAGTATTGGACCACGTTTTCTACCAGAAGCTCTCCAGAGAGGCCATCCTGCCTCCTGCTGACATCAAGAACATCTTCACCAACCTGGAGGAGATTCTGCAGCTacatg tttCAATACTTGACCAAATGGCAGCCATTCGAAAGAGAAATGAGTCTTCAGTAATTGATCAGATAGGAGACGACTTGCTCTCTTGG TTCAgtggtggagaggaagagaagatcAAGCAGGCGGTGGGGACGTTCTGCAGTAACCAGCCTTTTGCTCTGGAGATCATCAAGACCAAGCAGAAGAAAGACTCAAGGTTCACTTCGTTCATCCAG GAGGCAGAGAGTAACAGACAGTGTCGCCGGCTGCAGCTTAAAGACATCATTCCCGTAGAGATGCTGCGGCTCACCAAGTACCCTCTGCTACTAGACAACATCGCCAAGTACACAG ACAACACAGTGGAGAAGGACAAAGTGAAGCAGGCGGCGGACTGCTGTAGGAAGATCCTAAATCACGTCAACCAGGCTGTGAAGGAATCTGAGGACAAACaa AGGCTGGAGGACTATCAGCGACGACTGGACCTATCATCTCTAAAGCAGACAGATAACCCCATGATCCTGGAGCTAAAG AACCTGGATCTAACCAAGAGAATGATGGTGCATGAGGGACCACTGTCATGGAAAGTGAACAAAGACAAGACTATTG aGTTGTATACACTCCTCTTGGAGGACATCCTGGTTCTGCTACAGAAACAAGATGAGCGTCTGATCCTGAAGTGTCACAGCAAAAACCTGGCAGGCACCGCAGACACCAAACATATCTTCAGCCCCATCATCAAGCTCAACACTGTGCTGGTGCGCTCTGTGGCCACAG ACAACAAGTCCTTCTTCGTCCTTTCCATGTCGGACAACGGAGCCCAGATCTATGAGCTAATGGCGCCCACAGTCTCAGATCAGAAAAC GTGGCAGCGTCTAATCACCCAGAGAGCCGACACCATGAAAGTCAAACCTCACAGCGTCATACCATTACCTCAGACCGA TGGGGAGAGAGACGGTGTGGAGATCATTACAGCAGGTGTTTCCAGGCTGAGTAGAGACCCAGACCGCACATCCACCGGTAGCACCCAGTCCACAG ATAAAGAGAGCAGTCCAGCCTCTAGAAGTGCGATGCAGAGCTCTCTACCTTGTACTAGCCCATTTGAGGGAGTGAAGgcggaggaagaagaggaggaggaaggatttGTGGACCCGGAGATTCCTTATCAAGTGGCTGAAGATGGCAGAGAAGGAGACTCGTttaacatatttccctccagaGCGGACGAAGCACTGAAAACAT TGGCAGCATTAAAGCAGGTGTTGGTGACCCAGCTAATGTCCCAGGAAGCCGCAGAGCACACCAAACGCTCCACAGGGGCTCGTCTCCTCAGGACCACTTCTCTGCGGACCCCCGTGGACAGCCGAGCACGGGTGATGGTCCACAACGGCTCAGAGAAGAACAGCTCTCAGACAGAGGACCCAGCTCAGGACCTGGGCTCTGGGGACACGGGCTTCTTTGACTCTCCTGAAGATTATG CAGGATACTTAGTCCTGGAGGGTTACGGTGGCCCAGGGGAGAGCAGCACGGATGATGACATCTTGGCATCGACCACAGGGAAACAGCTGAGCACCTCACAAGGCTGTGCCGCCGACTCCGGCATCAATTTGAGGTTTTCTTCTACGTCACAGGCCGGCAGCCTCTCCTCTTTCAGCAGACAGGTCCTGTCTCACCTTAGAGTACTTCAGGCCAACCTAAACTATCTGAAG GAGGTTGAGGCCGAGTACAATAATCTTATACGCCAAAGGCCAGAGAGGTCAGCAGCAGACACGGATGGAAACAAAG ATAAGAGATAG
- the arhgef12a gene encoding rho guanine nucleotide exchange factor 12 isoform X2: MSDTQSSFTDRFPKKANRTSSILSKDHPPDKKPKSDKTSLPSNEFDPTEALVVQKSGSSSVLAEGKPESCGLVQRCVIIQKDENGFGLTVSGDNPVFVQLVKEDGAAMRAGVQTGDRIIKVNGTLVTHSNHIEVVKLIKSGSYVALTVLGRPPGLAQIPLSEAESEMLGVSISSPNSPAAERPYSPQDRLSSPQPQWDEYSSVCNQKVDILQKMLSKEQQELEAMKNEYSKNPSPRLLKDIQEAKKHIPQLQGQLFKATGATQEAVPGGDANDGSVFETQHTLASKGDNSTDLSWSSTPMSHRFGPGSPDSMCPREPSCPSPKSTPRNSFNSCHSPEAEDATDLDSLSPTTVSSPSSSRLVSQIIGAEDDYFDSDQEQTNGQCNSFNSIEQLKSRPAHLAAFLHHVISQFDPAPVLCYLYADLYKQTNSKETRRVFMDLHSFFIDRGANLKVAVPESISSDLDRRRTELIPEEINRQHVQTLQDSLLSDIQKNLEDFRQKRSMGLTVAEVELTRLDQERVRDRVTLERERSYAENIITKIEDILLTTQTTEEEKCTTIQYVIYTYMKHLGVRVKEPRSLESKRVRINFLPKIKKSIKTEKEGEEKVKKPRFPSILGPQRRPSRIEAGPVGKALDGRPRPQKQLSQPTLGASEHMESGRLRGSQSSEGSELTHSMSVNTSSPNSTMTSSDTSRDADMGGTPTSGTPRLSDGLQSDPLDGLQYPTSHFDLYSLDQLQEDDRESDRAHEGTPKAIRRLEGLGTADVQSEDDQGTDSEHDPPNWQQLVGREVLAVLRPHEIKRQEVINELFNTERAHVRMLRVLDHVFYQKLSREAILPPADIKNIFTNLEEILQLHVSILDQMAAIRKRNESSVIDQIGDDLLSWFSGGEEEKIKQAVGTFCSNQPFALEIIKTKQKKDSRFTSFIQEAESNRQCRRLQLKDIIPVEMLRLTKYPLLLDNIAKYTDNTVEKDKVKQAADCCRKILNHVNQAVKESEDKQRLEDYQRRLDLSSLKQTDNPMILELKNLDLTKRMMVHEGPLSWKVNKDKTIELYTLLLEDILVLLQKQDERLILKCHSKNLAGTADTKHIFSPIIKLNTVLVRSVATDNKSFFVLSMSDNGAQIYELMAPTVSDQKTWQRLITQRADTMKVKPHSVIPLPQTDGERDGVEIITAGVSRLSRDPDRTSTGSTQSTDKESSPASRSAMQSSLPCTSPFEGVKAEEEEEEEGFVDPEIPYQVAEDGREGDSFNIFPSRADEALKTLAALKQVLVTQLMSQEAAEHTKRSTGARLLRTTSLRTPVDSRARVMVHNGSEKNSSQTEDPAQDLGSGDTGFFDSPEDYAGYLVLEGYGGPGESSTDDDILASTTGKQLSTSQGCAADSGINLRFSSTSQAGSLSSFSRQVLSHLRVLQANLNYLKEVEAEYNNLIRQRPERSAADTDGNKDKR; this comes from the exons ATGAGTGACACACAGTCCAGCTTCACTGACAG GTTTCCCAAGAAAGCAAACAG AACCAGCAGCATTCTCAGTAAAGATCATCCCCCAGACAAGAAACCAAAAAGTGACAAAACCTCACTTCCCTCCAATGAGTTTGACCCTACAG AAGCTCTGGTGGTACAGAagagtggcagcagcagtgtgctAGCAGAGGGGAAGCCTGAGTCCTGTG GTCTGGTCCAGCGATGTGTAATCATCCAGAAAGATGAAAATGGCTTTGGGCTCACTGTGAGTGGTGACAACCCAGTGTTTGTGCAGCTTGTCAAAGAAG ATGGGGCTGCTATGCGGGCAGGTGttcagacaggagacaggatcATCAAG GTTAACGGGACACTTGTTACACATTCTAATCACATTGAAGTGGTGAAGCTAATCAAAT CGGGCTCCTATGTGGCCCTCACGGTGCTGGGGCGCCCTCCAGGGCTCGCCCAGATCCCTTTGTCTGAAGCAGAGTCTGAAATGTTGGGCGTTAGCATTTCCTCTCCAAACTCTCCAGCAGCAGAACGCCCCTACAGTCCTCAGGACCGCCTCTCCTCCCCACAGCCGCAATGG gaTGAGTATAGCAGTGTCTGCAACCAGAAGGTTGATATCTTGCAAAAGATGCTCTCAAaagagcagcaggagctggag GCCATGAAGAACGAGTACAGCAAGAACCCCTCCCCCAGACTACTGAAAGACATCCAGGAAGCTAAAAAACACATTCCTCAGCTGCAGGGTCAGCTCTTCAAGGCCACTGGGGCAACACAG GAGGCTGTTCCAGGTGGTGATGCAAATGATGGTAGCGTGTTTGAGACACAGCACACTCTCGCCTCTAAGGGAGACAACAGTACAGACCTGTCCTGGAGCAGCACTCCT ATGTCACACAGATTTGGGCCGGGATCTCCAGACAGTATGTGTCCAAGAGAGCCATCCTGCCCCAGCCCAAAGAGCACACCCAGGAACAGCTTCAACTCCTGCCACTCCCCAGAGGCAGAGGACGCCACTGACCTG GATTCTCTGTCCCCTACCACAGTCAGCAGTCCCTCTTCCTCTCGCCTCGTCTCACAAATCATTGGAGCTGAGGACGACTATTTTGATTCAGACCAGGAACAG ACAAATGGCCAGTGTAACAGCTTTAACAGCATTGAGCAGCTCAAGTCCCGCCCCGCCCACCTCGCAGCCTTCCTTCACCATGTCATCTCTCAGTTTGACCCTGCTCCTGTG CTCTGCTACCTCTATGCTGACCTCTATAAGCAGACCAACTCCAAAGAGACCAGACGGGTGTTCATGGACCTCCACTCCTTCTTCATTGACCGGGGAGCA AATTTGAAAGTTGCTGTTCCTGAATCCATCTCTTCTGATCTTG aCCGGCGGCGGACAGAACTGATACCAGAGGAAATAAACAGACAACATGTTCAAACTCTTCAGgactctctgctctctgacatTCAGAAGAACCTTGAGGATTTCAG GCAGAAGCGCAGTATGGGCCTAACAGTGGCTGAAGTAGAATTGACGAGACTGGACCAAGAGCGAGTCAGAGACCGTGTCACTCTGGAGCGAGAGCGCTCATATGCTGAAAACATCATCACCAAGATCGAGGATATCCT GTTAACTACTcagaccacagaggaggagaaatg CACTACAATACAGTATGTCATCTACACATACATGAAGCACCTTGGTGTGAGGGTCAAGGAACCTCGCAGTTTGGAGTCCAAACGGGTTCGGATCAACTTTCTCCCCAAGATCAAG aaaagcatcaagacagaaaaggaaggagaagagaaggtGAAGAAACCCAGATTTCCCAGCATCCTTGGACCCCAGCGTCGGCCCAGCCGCATTGAAGCAGGACCGG TGGGTAAAGCCTTGGATGGTCGCCCCCGGCCTCAGAAACAATTGTCTCAGCCTACACTGGGGGCAAGTGAACACATGGAATCTGGTCGTCTAAGAGGCAGCCAGTCGAGCGAGGGCTCTGAACTCACACACTCCATGTCTGTCAACACTTCATCCCCAAACAGCACCATGACTAGCTCAGACACTAGCCGAGATGCTGATATGG GTGGGACTCCAACCTCAGGCACCCCCAGGCTGAGTGACGGCCTTCAGTCCGACCCTCTGGATGGGTTGCAGTACCCTACTTCGCACTTTGACCTTTACAGCCTGGACCAACTGCAAGAGGATGACAGAGAAAGCGACAG AGCCCACGAGGGAACACCAAAGGCCATAAGGAG GCTTGAGGGACTGGGTACTGCTGATGTCCAGAGTGAGGACGACCAGGGAACAGATTCTGAGCATGACCCTCCAAACTGGCAGCAGCTGGTGGGGCGAGAAGTCCTAGCGGTTCTCCGACCTCATGAAATCAAGAGACAGGAGGTCATCAATG AGCTGTTTAACACAGAGCGTGCACATGTGCGGATGCTGAGAGTATTGGACCACGTTTTCTACCAGAAGCTCTCCAGAGAGGCCATCCTGCCTCCTGCTGACATCAAGAACATCTTCACCAACCTGGAGGAGATTCTGCAGCTacatg tttCAATACTTGACCAAATGGCAGCCATTCGAAAGAGAAATGAGTCTTCAGTAATTGATCAGATAGGAGACGACTTGCTCTCTTGG TTCAgtggtggagaggaagagaagatcAAGCAGGCGGTGGGGACGTTCTGCAGTAACCAGCCTTTTGCTCTGGAGATCATCAAGACCAAGCAGAAGAAAGACTCAAGGTTCACTTCGTTCATCCAG GAGGCAGAGAGTAACAGACAGTGTCGCCGGCTGCAGCTTAAAGACATCATTCCCGTAGAGATGCTGCGGCTCACCAAGTACCCTCTGCTACTAGACAACATCGCCAAGTACACAG ACAACACAGTGGAGAAGGACAAAGTGAAGCAGGCGGCGGACTGCTGTAGGAAGATCCTAAATCACGTCAACCAGGCTGTGAAGGAATCTGAGGACAAACaa AGGCTGGAGGACTATCAGCGACGACTGGACCTATCATCTCTAAAGCAGACAGATAACCCCATGATCCTGGAGCTAAAG AACCTGGATCTAACCAAGAGAATGATGGTGCATGAGGGACCACTGTCATGGAAAGTGAACAAAGACAAGACTATTG aGTTGTATACACTCCTCTTGGAGGACATCCTGGTTCTGCTACAGAAACAAGATGAGCGTCTGATCCTGAAGTGTCACAGCAAAAACCTGGCAGGCACCGCAGACACCAAACATATCTTCAGCCCCATCATCAAGCTCAACACTGTGCTGGTGCGCTCTGTGGCCACAG ACAACAAGTCCTTCTTCGTCCTTTCCATGTCGGACAACGGAGCCCAGATCTATGAGCTAATGGCGCCCACAGTCTCAGATCAGAAAAC GTGGCAGCGTCTAATCACCCAGAGAGCCGACACCATGAAAGTCAAACCTCACAGCGTCATACCATTACCTCAGACCGA TGGGGAGAGAGACGGTGTGGAGATCATTACAGCAGGTGTTTCCAGGCTGAGTAGAGACCCAGACCGCACATCCACCGGTAGCACCCAGTCCACAG ATAAAGAGAGCAGTCCAGCCTCTAGAAGTGCGATGCAGAGCTCTCTACCTTGTACTAGCCCATTTGAGGGAGTGAAGgcggaggaagaagaggaggaggaaggatttGTGGACCCGGAGATTCCTTATCAAGTGGCTGAAGATGGCAGAGAAGGAGACTCGTttaacatatttccctccagaGCGGACGAAGCACTGAAAACAT TGGCAGCATTAAAGCAGGTGTTGGTGACCCAGCTAATGTCCCAGGAAGCCGCAGAGCACACCAAACGCTCCACAGGGGCTCGTCTCCTCAGGACCACTTCTCTGCGGACCCCCGTGGACAGCCGAGCACGGGTGATGGTCCACAACGGCTCAGAGAAGAACAGCTCTCAGACAGAGGACCCAGCTCAGGACCTGGGCTCTGGGGACACGGGCTTCTTTGACTCTCCTGAAGATTATG CAGGATACTTAGTCCTGGAGGGTTACGGTGGCCCAGGGGAGAGCAGCACGGATGATGACATCTTGGCATCGACCACAGGGAAACAGCTGAGCACCTCACAAGGCTGTGCCGCCGACTCCGGCATCAATTTGAGGTTTTCTTCTACGTCACAGGCCGGCAGCCTCTCCTCTTTCAGCAGACAGGTCCTGTCTCACCTTAGAGTACTTCAGGCCAACCTAAACTATCTGAAG GAGGTTGAGGCCGAGTACAATAATCTTATACGCCAAAGGCCAGAGAGGTCAGCAGCAGACACGGATGGAAACAAAG ATAAGAGATAG